A window of Mucilaginibacter paludis DSM 18603 contains these coding sequences:
- a CDS encoding RteC domain-containing protein — translation MIDKLMELFTLWEMIDKLDEVQVRRSDLFARWEQLCWSMQIELILAGDEKKSYLNALAALSDRIYVRYRKPRKRDYLRVLLEKLGTLIEERDKPDRYSRSILKITISDHVNKLIGEMAKFNIQEGLSNILKSVLKDISSNIEPSTHLVDYLKSFSNWLKQRKELTSDCLIDQLISTNFNHPAFLEYMLNLYESAQNDNDDVERLKHFQLTLIKKQLHLDLLKLRSSMVMFKENEAVADILKEFLATEIKWVGLRLNKRWRENAVLDTSNSQVKGFANEPFANKILAKWPSDKSDLVELVYALYVYMRTRGSQVTIAALVKWCEDAFGVSLARYSHRFAEIKMRKSTRPSKFLDIMVSEFLNYVEDGNAFLPITNS, via the coding sequence ATGATTGATAAATTGATGGAACTGTTCACGCTATGGGAAATGATTGATAAGCTCGATGAAGTGCAGGTTCGAAGGAGTGATTTATTCGCACGTTGGGAACAACTCTGCTGGAGTATGCAGATTGAATTAATTTTGGCGGGTGATGAAAAAAAGTCCTACTTAAATGCTTTAGCTGCGTTGAGTGATAGAATATACGTGAGGTATAGAAAACCGCGAAAACGCGATTATCTGCGAGTACTTCTGGAAAAGTTGGGCACCTTGATAGAGGAACGGGACAAACCGGACAGGTACAGTCGAAGTATATTAAAGATAACAATTTCTGATCATGTGAATAAGCTGATTGGAGAAATGGCAAAATTCAACATCCAGGAGGGGTTATCAAACATATTGAAATCTGTATTAAAAGATATTTCGTCAAATATCGAACCATCCACCCATTTAGTAGACTACCTCAAATCATTTAGCAATTGGCTTAAACAAAGGAAAGAGTTAACATCGGATTGTCTTATTGATCAACTCATATCGACTAATTTTAATCATCCTGCTTTTTTGGAATACATGCTTAATCTATACGAATCAGCCCAGAATGATAACGATGATGTTGAAAGACTAAAGCATTTTCAACTAACCTTAATAAAAAAACAGTTGCATTTAGATTTGCTTAAACTGCGGTCATCTATGGTGATGTTTAAAGAAAACGAGGCAGTCGCCGATATACTAAAAGAGTTCCTTGCCACTGAAATAAAATGGGTGGGCTTGCGATTAAATAAACGATGGCGGGAAAACGCCGTCCTTGATACGTCTAACAGTCAAGTGAAAGGTTTCGCTAATGAGCCATTTGCGAATAAAATTCTTGCCAAGTGGCCCTCGGACAAGTCAGATTTGGTCGAGCTTGTTTACGCTTTATATGTTTATATGCGCACGAGGGGTAGTCAGGTTACGATTGCGGCCCTGGTAAAGTGGTGTGAAGACGCATTTGGGGTAAGCCTCGCAAGATATTCACATCGCTTCGCTGAAATAAAAATGCGTAAATCTACGCGGCCATCAAAATTCTTAGATATCATGGTTAGTGAATTTTTGAACTATGTAGAAGATGGTAATGCCTTTCTACCAATTACGAATAGTTAA
- a CDS encoding helix-turn-helix transcriptional regulator, which produces MQRNTMQSIGRHTSQRQWFMKRLFLEAKIVELFLAQATQLDNRADISRSSGLTPIDIERLYGIKSHLDNNFHEDFSIIDLAKEAGINQTKLKFGFKKIFNTTVFGYINDIRLMEAKRLLLEEKLYVNEVAYKVGFKYPHYFSAVFKKKLVLFCKLKMIF; this is translated from the coding sequence ATGCAAAGGAATACAATGCAGTCCATTGGCCGCCATACCAGTCAGCGGCAATGGTTTATGAAGCGATTATTTCTTGAAGCGAAAATAGTCGAACTCTTTTTAGCACAGGCTACTCAGTTGGATAATAGGGCAGATATTTCAAGATCATCAGGATTGACGCCTATAGATATAGAACGATTATATGGTATCAAATCACATCTCGATAATAATTTTCATGAAGACTTCTCTATAATTGATTTAGCAAAAGAGGCTGGTATTAACCAGACAAAGCTTAAGTTTGGGTTCAAGAAAATTTTCAATACAACGGTATTTGGATATATCAATGATATACGGCTTATGGAAGCTAAGAGACTTTTATTAGAAGAAAAATTGTATGTTAATGAGGTGGCATATAAAGTTGGCTTCAAGTATCCCCATTATTTCAGCGCAGTATTTAAAAAAAAATTGGTATTGTTCTGCAAGCTTAAAATGATTTTTTAG
- a CDS encoding helix-turn-helix domain-containing protein, whose product MKQTESVSDFYNRLPSHAPTGVPLDNAGIGHINVFSRETCAVVSPYSRRDFYKVSLIIGKGRIYYADKWIQIDRPALLFSNPVVPYSWEAEAEQQSGWYCLFTEDFIQHSERVNNLRDSPLFRIGCSPIFFPDEVQLDELSAIFQKMQAEICSVYPQKYDVLRSYLHLLIHEAMKNSPTTNFHTYANASSRVSALFLELLERQFPIDSPALVLKLKNPADYATALSVHINHLNRSVKEVTGKTTTAHIASRIIKEAKALLQHTDWNISDIAYGLGFEYSSYFTLFFKKHTGLAPTQLRRAV is encoded by the coding sequence GTGAAACAAACAGAGAGCGTCAGCGATTTTTATAACAGGCTACCCAGCCATGCACCTACCGGTGTTCCGCTGGACAATGCGGGCATAGGCCATATCAATGTGTTCAGCAGGGAGACCTGCGCCGTGGTAAGTCCGTACAGCCGCCGTGATTTCTACAAGGTGTCCCTGATCATAGGCAAAGGCAGGATCTATTATGCGGATAAGTGGATACAGATCGACCGTCCGGCACTGCTATTTTCAAATCCGGTTGTGCCTTATTCCTGGGAAGCAGAAGCCGAGCAACAGTCGGGCTGGTACTGCCTGTTTACCGAAGATTTCATCCAGCACAGCGAACGGGTGAACAACCTGCGGGATTCACCTTTATTCAGGATTGGCTGTAGCCCAATCTTCTTTCCTGATGAGGTGCAATTGGACGAACTTTCAGCTATATTTCAAAAAATGCAGGCAGAGATATGCTCCGTTTACCCGCAAAAGTATGATGTATTACGGAGCTATCTGCACCTGCTCATCCATGAGGCCATGAAAAATAGCCCGACTACAAATTTCCATACTTATGCTAATGCCTCATCAAGGGTTTCTGCATTGTTTCTTGAATTGCTGGAAAGGCAGTTTCCAATTGATTCCCCTGCACTGGTACTCAAACTGAAAAATCCTGCCGATTATGCCACCGCTTTGTCCGTACACATCAACCACCTTAACCGCTCCGTAAAAGAGGTGACCGGCAAGACCACAACCGCTCATATTGCATCCAGAATTATTAAAGAGGCAAAGGCTTTATTACAGCATACCGACTGGAACATCTCCGATATTGCTTATGGCCTGGGCTTTGAATATTCTTCTTATTTCACTTTATTCTTTAAAAAGCACACCGGTTTAGCACCTACTCAGTTACGCCGGGCTGTTTGA
- a CDS encoding aldo/keto reductase, with translation MKYRKLGTTGEQLSALGLGCMGMSFAYGPTDDKESLATLEKALDLGINFWDTADMYANGANEELISKILVPNRDKVFIATKFGFRFKDGVAGPSSAVGTYFDGSPAWIKVAVEQSLKRLKIDTIDLYYAHRVDPNIPIEDTVGAMADLVKEGKVRYLGLSEASAASIRKAHAVHPIAALQSEYSLLTRDVENGILQTVRELGISFVPYSPLARGLVTNTLDVNILAEDDFRRTLPRYQQENIANNNKLVMEFAAFAATKGCTPAQLALAWVLAQGDDIIPIPGTKKRKYLEENVGAIEVNLTSTDLVAIDGLIKQYPVIGERYSEGAMKMVNH, from the coding sequence ATGAAATACAGAAAACTTGGAACAACCGGCGAGCAGTTGTCTGCGCTTGGCCTCGGTTGTATGGGTATGAGCTTCGCTTATGGGCCTACAGATGACAAAGAAAGTTTAGCAACACTGGAGAAAGCACTTGACCTGGGCATCAACTTTTGGGATACGGCGGATATGTATGCCAATGGTGCCAATGAAGAACTGATCTCTAAAATACTGGTGCCCAACCGTGATAAGGTATTTATCGCTACAAAATTCGGATTCCGTTTTAAGGATGGCGTTGCCGGGCCAAGTAGTGCTGTGGGTACCTATTTTGATGGTTCTCCTGCCTGGATAAAAGTCGCCGTTGAACAGAGCCTTAAGCGGCTAAAAATTGACACCATAGACCTGTACTATGCCCATCGTGTCGACCCGAACATTCCAATCGAGGATACCGTTGGCGCAATGGCTGATCTGGTAAAAGAAGGTAAAGTGCGCTATCTTGGACTTAGCGAGGCTTCAGCGGCTTCAATCAGAAAAGCGCATGCCGTGCATCCAATTGCTGCCCTCCAAAGTGAATACTCATTGCTTACCAGGGATGTGGAAAATGGAATATTGCAGACTGTTCGTGAACTTGGTATTTCATTTGTCCCTTATTCTCCCCTGGCACGGGGTCTGGTCACCAATACGCTTGATGTAAACATCCTTGCTGAAGACGATTTCAGGAGAACTTTGCCACGCTACCAGCAGGAAAACATAGCCAATAACAATAAGCTTGTAATGGAATTTGCTGCATTTGCAGCTACCAAAGGTTGCACACCTGCCCAGCTTGCTCTGGCCTGGGTTTTGGCACAGGGCGATGATATCATCCCGATTCCCGGAACCAAGAAAAGGAAATACCTGGAAGAAAATGTTGGTGCGATTGAAGTTAACCTGACTAGCACCGATCTTGTAGCGATTGACGGGTTGATTAAGCAATATCCCGTAATCGGCGAGCGATACAGCGAAGGTGCAATGAAGATGGTCAATCATTAA
- a CDS encoding carboxypeptidase-like regulatory domain-containing protein, producing the protein MQQQKKENRADVNLFYMKHTHKYFYNSLFAAFMLFCSCSPKQNMYRNSNGSCTYSIVRSTSNADPVVTGKIYEYGTTVALKTTGAIRVDGKVMGKTDAEGKFSFALQPGTYRFEAVGIPYQTFETQKIKVESSDSIKLNIYVKLYKNPLQ; encoded by the coding sequence ATGCAACAACAAAAAAAGGAAAATCGAGCGGATGTTAATTTATTTTATATGAAACACACACACAAATATTTTTACAATTCATTATTTGCAGCTTTCATGCTGTTTTGTTCCTGCTCACCTAAACAAAATATGTACAGGAACTCGAATGGGTCTTGTACATATTCAATTGTCAGGAGCACATCGAATGCCGATCCGGTGGTGACCGGAAAAATCTATGAATATGGAACGACAGTTGCTTTAAAAACGACAGGAGCGATTAGAGTTGATGGCAAGGTTATGGGTAAAACAGATGCCGAAGGTAAGTTTTCTTTCGCCTTACAACCGGGAACTTATCGTTTTGAAGCCGTTGGTATACCCTATCAGACTTTCGAAACACAAAAAATCAAAGTAGAGAGCAGTGATTCAATTAAGCTAAATATTTATGTAAAGCTTTATAAGAATCCTTTGCAGTAG
- a CDS encoding C10 family peptidase — protein sequence MKKQFIHTCCAGLALFALLTSCKKIIQDTSSPDIAKELLTLKTDTNFISRDSALVLATRTRKYLTSYSKKSLSATADIAESVQNFTVYDQQKVPAAYAVNYSGSGFAIISADKRLPAILAFSDEGHLDTAHVPLGFNRWLTVLRDSVNFKRYASANAGSGSGGGTTPVSSADPGLGTLNDAVNPILQSYWGQGSGFNDNCPIKNCSLNNGKALAGCVAIAIGQVMYKNQYPSSYSWASMSPYTGTSEAARLIRDIGDNVGMDYGCDGSGADGDKTLNCLNSYNYNVKSVDYDPEWGTPAPVMLNLKAGRPIILTGGKQGKTWLIFNTYDDGHEWVCDGYKQYTKLVKVRVGNPRDGFHLEQQTRYFNYYHMNWGWYGSYNGYFSFGNFVPGAPDIEGSPDSNLNFSFNYKVKVFYDIAPRI from the coding sequence ATGAAGAAACAATTTATCCACACATGCTGCGCCGGTTTAGCCTTATTTGCGCTTCTGACATCTTGTAAGAAAATTATCCAGGATACATCATCGCCTGATATTGCCAAAGAATTACTTACTTTAAAAACCGACACGAACTTCATTTCCAGGGACTCCGCACTTGTTCTGGCAACCCGGACACGCAAATACCTTACATCGTACAGCAAAAAGTCCCTTTCTGCTACGGCCGATATCGCTGAAAGCGTTCAGAACTTCACCGTTTATGACCAGCAAAAAGTACCAGCAGCTTATGCGGTTAATTATTCAGGAAGCGGATTTGCTATAATTTCCGCAGATAAGCGTTTACCGGCCATTCTGGCATTTTCAGATGAGGGCCATTTGGATACAGCCCATGTGCCATTAGGATTTAATCGTTGGCTCACAGTGTTACGGGATTCCGTAAACTTTAAACGTTATGCGAGTGCTAACGCCGGAAGCGGGTCAGGCGGCGGTACAACGCCGGTATCTTCCGCCGACCCGGGTTTAGGTACCCTGAACGATGCTGTTAATCCAATACTACAATCTTATTGGGGGCAAGGAAGCGGATTTAACGATAATTGCCCAATTAAAAATTGCAGCCTCAATAATGGAAAAGCACTTGCTGGTTGCGTTGCTATCGCTATTGGGCAGGTCATGTACAAAAATCAGTACCCTTCTTCTTACAGCTGGGCTTCCATGTCGCCTTACACAGGTACTTCGGAAGCGGCAAGACTGATCAGGGATATCGGAGACAATGTCGGTATGGACTATGGCTGTGATGGGTCTGGCGCCGATGGCGATAAAACATTAAATTGTTTAAATTCCTATAATTATAATGTTAAGTCGGTTGACTACGATCCTGAATGGGGGACACCGGCACCTGTGATGCTTAACTTGAAGGCAGGGAGGCCAATTATACTAACAGGCGGAAAGCAAGGCAAAACCTGGCTGATATTCAATACTTATGATGACGGCCACGAATGGGTCTGTGATGGTTATAAACAATATACTAAGTTGGTTAAAGTCCGCGTAGGAAATCCTAGAGACGGCTTTCACCTGGAACAGCAAACCCGTTATTTTAACTATTACCATATGAATTGGGGATGGTATGGGAGCTACAACGGTTATTTTTCATTTGGTAATTTTGTTCCCGGGGCACCTGATATCGAAGGTTCTCCTGATAGTAATTTAAATTTTTCATTCAACTATAAAGTCAAAGTATTTTATGATATCGCTCCACGAATTTAA
- the thiS gene encoding sulfur carrier protein ThiS yields MDITVNQETYSVSDVCSLQQILNPLFPQPITGIAVAVNQEIIAKHHWASHFLNPGDHITIIKATQGG; encoded by the coding sequence ATGGATATCACCGTCAATCAAGAAACTTATTCCGTTAGCGATGTTTGCTCCTTACAGCAAATACTAAACCCTCTTTTTCCGCAACCGATTACCGGAATTGCTGTGGCCGTCAACCAGGAGATTATTGCTAAACACCACTGGGCATCTCATTTTCTGAATCCAGGAGATCATATCACCATCATCAAAGCCACGCAAGGCGGATAA
- the thiC gene encoding phosphomethylpyrimidine synthase ThiC: protein MKNERTPNEQAISRSPFPSSRKVYVKGQLHDIEVAMREVLLSETKIHGRFGETEPNAPVTIYDTSGPYTDPDIDIDVKKGLPRLREQWVTGRGDVEQLGHISSDYGTLRAHDQTLDALRFAHISKPYRARPGMNVSQMHYARKGIITPEMEYIAIRENQRIDLLKEQLNGQYAAMAHQHPGQSFGANTPKGYITPEFVRAEVAAGRAVIPSNINHPESEPMIIGRNFLVKINANIGNSAVTSSIEEEVEKAVWACRWGADTIMDLSTGKNIHETREWIIRNSPVPIGTVPIYQALEKVNGKAEDLTWELFRDTLIEQAEQGVDYFTIHAGVLLRYVPLTAKRITGIVSRGGSIMAKWCLAHHQENFLYTHFEDICEIMKAYDVAFSLGDGLRPGCIADANDAAQFGELETLGELTKIAWKHDVQTIIEGPGHIPMHMIKENMDKQLAHCGEAPFYTLGPLTTDIAPGYDHITSAIGAAMIGWFGTAMLCYVTPKEHLGLPNKKDVKDGVITYKIAAHAADLAKGHPGAQYRDNALSKARFEFRWEDQFNLSLDPDTAKEFHDETLPADGAKIAHFCSMCGPNFCSMKITQDVRDYAKENGMGETDALSKGMEEKSREFLQKGSEIYL, encoded by the coding sequence ATGAAAAACGAAAGAACACCAAATGAACAGGCGATCAGCCGGTCACCATTCCCGTCATCGCGTAAAGTGTACGTCAAAGGGCAGCTGCATGATATTGAGGTTGCCATGCGGGAAGTACTCCTGAGCGAAACCAAGATTCACGGACGGTTCGGAGAGACTGAACCTAATGCCCCGGTAACGATCTATGATACCAGCGGGCCCTATACCGACCCGGATATCGACATTGACGTAAAAAAAGGTTTACCCCGCTTGCGGGAACAATGGGTAACCGGCCGTGGCGATGTAGAACAGCTGGGACACATTTCTTCTGACTATGGAACACTCCGTGCCCATGATCAAACCCTGGATGCTTTAAGATTTGCACACATCAGCAAGCCTTACCGCGCCAGGCCGGGAATGAATGTATCCCAAATGCATTATGCCCGAAAAGGGATCATTACACCCGAAATGGAATATATAGCGATCAGGGAAAACCAGCGGATCGATCTTTTAAAAGAGCAGCTGAACGGGCAGTATGCGGCCATGGCACACCAGCACCCAGGTCAAAGTTTTGGTGCCAATACCCCAAAAGGCTATATCACGCCAGAATTTGTACGCGCCGAAGTTGCTGCCGGGCGGGCTGTCATTCCATCCAACATCAACCATCCGGAAAGTGAGCCAATGATCATCGGACGTAATTTCCTAGTGAAGATCAATGCCAATATCGGCAACTCCGCTGTTACCTCCAGTATCGAAGAAGAGGTGGAAAAAGCCGTTTGGGCCTGCCGCTGGGGGGCAGACACGATCATGGATCTTTCAACCGGCAAAAATATTCACGAAACCCGCGAATGGATCATCCGTAATTCACCGGTGCCTATTGGTACCGTGCCTATTTACCAGGCTTTAGAAAAGGTTAACGGAAAAGCGGAAGACCTGACCTGGGAACTTTTTAGGGATACACTGATCGAGCAGGCAGAGCAAGGGGTAGATTATTTTACCATCCACGCCGGGGTGCTGTTGCGTTATGTCCCGCTAACTGCGAAACGGATTACCGGTATCGTATCGCGCGGCGGCTCTATCATGGCCAAATGGTGCCTGGCCCATCACCAGGAGAATTTTTTATATACACATTTTGAAGATATCTGTGAAATCATGAAAGCCTACGATGTGGCCTTTTCACTGGGTGACGGCTTAAGGCCCGGCTGTATAGCCGATGCCAACGATGCCGCTCAGTTTGGCGAACTGGAAACTTTAGGTGAACTGACCAAAATCGCCTGGAAACACGACGTGCAAACCATTATTGAAGGCCCAGGACATATCCCGATGCATATGATCAAAGAAAATATGGATAAGCAGCTGGCACATTGCGGCGAAGCGCCATTCTATACTTTGGGGCCGCTAACCACGGACATTGCACCGGGCTATGACCACATCACCTCGGCCATCGGCGCAGCCATGATCGGCTGGTTTGGTACAGCCATGCTTTGTTATGTAACCCCTAAGGAACATTTGGGCCTGCCGAATAAAAAGGATGTCAAAGATGGGGTAATCACCTATAAAATAGCGGCTCATGCCGCCGATCTGGCCAAAGGCCATCCCGGAGCGCAGTATCGTGATAATGCACTCAGTAAAGCCCGGTTTGAGTTCAGATGGGAAGACCAGTTCAATCTGTCACTCGACCCAGATACGGCAAAGGAATTTCATGATGAAACCTTACCTGCCGATGGTGCCAAGATCGCCCACTTCTGTTCTATGTGCGGCCCTAACTTCTGCTCAATGAAGATTACGCAGGACGTGCGGGACTATGCCAAAGAAAACGGCATGGGCGAAACCGATGCCCTTTCAAAAGGCATGGAAGAGAAGTCGAGAGAATTTTTACAAAAAGGCAGCGAAATTTATCTGTAA
- a CDS encoding thiamine phosphate synthase, with the protein MELIVISNPVAVADESILINNLFEAGLQCFHIRKPESDVRTVRELIGGIAPLFYNRISLHQFHEIAPDYGIQRLHYTEHYRAGTSPKNREVQKANGYILSTSVHDATLLPGLTDFDYVFFGPVFNSLSKSGYQSTLTTDFKLKKNEITTKVIALGGVDQFNLIKIEKMGFDGAAVLGAIWNAPSSAVASFLTLSEIYTPQNITS; encoded by the coding sequence ATGGAACTGATCGTGATTTCAAACCCGGTTGCTGTTGCTGATGAAAGTATTTTAATCAATAACCTGTTTGAGGCCGGTTTGCAATGCTTTCATATCCGGAAACCGGAAAGCGATGTTCGAACGGTGAGGGAACTGATCGGGGGCATCGCCCCCTTGTTTTATAATCGCATCTCCTTACATCAGTTTCATGAGATCGCCCCCGACTATGGTATCCAAAGGCTGCATTATACAGAACATTACAGAGCAGGCACAAGTCCTAAAAACAGGGAGGTGCAAAAGGCTAATGGATATATTTTAAGCACATCAGTACATGATGCCACATTGCTGCCTGGGTTAACAGATTTTGACTATGTTTTTTTCGGGCCGGTATTCAACAGCTTGTCAAAATCAGGCTATCAAAGTACATTAACGACCGATTTTAAACTGAAAAAAAACGAGATCACAACCAAAGTAATTGCTTTGGGCGGGGTTGACCAATTCAATTTAATAAAGATTGAGAAGATGGGCTTTGACGGCGCAGCTGTGTTAGGCGCGATATGGAATGCCCCATCCTCGGCTGTCGCCAGTTTCCTTACACTAAGCGAAATTTACACTCCGCAAAATATTACATCATGA
- a CDS encoding thiamine phosphate synthase, with the protein MIDQLHYISQQPENGSHLTAIQQALEAGCRWIQLRVKNQPQDVILKYAFIAKRMCNLHGAKLIVDDHPEIALAVGAHGVHLGLQDMPVSQARRMVGDQMIIGGTANTFQHIRQRADEGVDYIGCGPYRFTTTKQKLSPIVGLSGYEILAGQMDAAGIHIPVIAIGGILPEDVPLIRQTGLYGVAISGAITFSGNREQTVAQIYRQLKTPCLKRVI; encoded by the coding sequence ATGATCGACCAACTGCACTACATCTCGCAGCAACCCGAAAACGGATCACACCTCACCGCTATTCAGCAGGCCCTGGAGGCGGGTTGTAGATGGATTCAGCTCCGGGTTAAAAACCAGCCTCAGGATGTCATCCTTAAATATGCATTCATCGCTAAAAGAATGTGCAACCTGCACGGTGCTAAATTAATTGTCGATGACCATCCGGAAATCGCATTAGCCGTAGGTGCTCACGGTGTGCACTTAGGTTTACAGGATATGCCGGTAAGCCAGGCCAGGCGCATGGTTGGTGATCAAATGATCATCGGTGGTACGGCCAACACCTTTCAACATATCCGGCAAAGGGCGGACGAAGGGGTTGACTATATCGGCTGCGGCCCATACCGGTTTACCACAACCAAGCAAAAATTAAGCCCCATTGTGGGTTTAAGCGGTTATGAAATTCTTGCCGGGCAGATGGATGCAGCCGGTATCCACATCCCTGTTATTGCCATCGGCGGTATTTTACCAGAGGATGTCCCTTTGATCAGGCAAACCGGTCTCTATGGTGTGGCCATTTCAGGGGCGATCACTTTTTCGGGTAACCGGGAACAAACTGTAGCGCAAATTTACCGGCAGTTAAAAACACCTTGTTTAAAACGAGTCATTTAA
- a CDS encoding thiazole synthase: MLKIADKTFISRLFTGTGKFSSSVLMEEALLVSGSELVTVALKRIDMKNNEQDDLLIRLRYPHINLLPNTSGVRTAKEAVFAAQLAREALETNWIKLEIHPDPKYLMPDPIETLKATEELAKMGFIVLPYIHADPVLCKRLEDAGTSAVMPLGSPIGSNKGLKTIDFLAIIISQSIVPVIVDAGIGSPSDAAWAMEIGADAVLVNTAIAVSGDPVKMAGAFKMAVIAGRSAYEAKLALPGTHAVASSPLTSFLDEK, encoded by the coding sequence ATGTTAAAAATAGCCGATAAAACTTTTATTTCGCGTTTGTTCACCGGTACCGGTAAGTTCAGTTCGTCTGTCCTGATGGAAGAGGCCCTATTGGTATCAGGTTCAGAACTGGTGACCGTCGCGCTCAAGCGGATAGATATGAAGAACAATGAGCAGGATGACCTGCTGATCCGGCTGAGATATCCGCATATCAACCTGCTTCCCAATACCTCCGGTGTTCGCACAGCAAAGGAAGCGGTCTTTGCGGCCCAGCTGGCCAGGGAAGCCCTGGAAACCAACTGGATCAAATTAGAGATCCATCCCGACCCCAAGTACCTGATGCCCGACCCTATCGAAACCCTGAAAGCCACAGAAGAACTGGCTAAAATGGGCTTCATTGTATTACCCTATATCCATGCTGACCCGGTATTGTGTAAAAGGCTCGAAGATGCGGGCACCTCGGCAGTGATGCCTTTAGGCTCACCCATTGGCAGCAATAAGGGCTTAAAAACCATCGATTTTTTAGCGATCATCATCAGCCAGAGTATCGTGCCGGTGATTGTGGATGCAGGGATAGGATCGCCATCCGATGCTGCCTGGGCGATGGAAATTGGCGCCGATGCCGTCCTAGTCAATACCGCCATTGCTGTTTCAGGCGATCCTGTAAAAATGGCCGGTGCTTTTAAAATGGCCGTGATAGCCGGACGGTCGGCCTATGAGGCTAAACTAGCCTTGCCGGGAACTCATGCTGTGGCCAGCAGCCCACTAACCTCGTTTTTAGATGAAAAATAG
- the thiH gene encoding 2-iminoacetate synthase ThiH, producing the protein MKNSFTDTFNTYSWEDTRASIYAKTSDDVERALAAKKRTLEDFKALVSPAAAPYVEQMAVISQRLTLERFGKAIQLYVPLYLSNECNNICTYCGFSYNNHVRRKTLSPIEIMQEVAVIKNMGYDHVLLVTGESNQTVHVDYFKKVLELIGPHFAHISMEVQPLDLEDYRQLTPYGLNTVLVYQETYHREDYKKHHPKGKKSNFEYRLETPDRLGQAGIHKMGLGVLIGLEDWRTDCFFTALHLSYLEKNYWKSKYSLSFPRLRPFSGCLEPKVEMNDRELVQLICAYRLFNGEVELSISTRESAHFRNHIIKLGVTAISAGSKTNPGGYAVEPESLEQFEISDNRSPQKIAQMIAEQGYEPVWKDWDNGLAR; encoded by the coding sequence ATGAAAAATAGCTTTACGGATACGTTTAATACCTACAGTTGGGAAGATACCAGGGCCAGTATCTACGCTAAAACAAGTGATGATGTGGAACGGGCTTTAGCTGCTAAAAAGCGAACATTGGAAGATTTTAAAGCTTTGGTATCGCCTGCTGCAGCGCCTTATGTGGAGCAAATGGCGGTGATCAGCCAGCGGCTGACCCTGGAACGCTTTGGCAAGGCTATCCAGCTCTATGTGCCACTTTACCTTTCCAACGAATGTAATAACATTTGTACCTATTGTGGTTTCAGCTATAATAATCACGTCAGACGTAAAACACTTTCGCCGATCGAGATCATGCAGGAAGTAGCCGTGATCAAGAATATGGGTTACGATCATGTGCTTTTAGTTACCGGTGAGTCTAATCAAACGGTGCATGTTGACTATTTTAAAAAAGTGCTTGAGCTGATCGGTCCGCATTTCGCGCATATTTCGATGGAAGTGCAGCCGCTTGACCTGGAAGATTACCGGCAGCTAACGCCTTACGGCTTAAATACCGTATTGGTTTATCAGGAAACGTATCACCGGGAGGATTACAAAAAGCATCATCCCAAAGGCAAAAAGTCGAACTTTGAGTACCGGCTGGAAACACCCGACCGTTTAGGGCAGGCTGGAATCCATAAAATGGGTTTAGGCGTTCTGATCGGTTTGGAAGACTGGCGCACCGACTGCTTTTTTACGGCCCTGCACCTCAGCTACCTGGAAAAAAATTACTGGAAAAGTAAATACAGCCTTTCTTTCCCGCGGTTAAGGCCTTTTAGCGGCTGCCTGGAACCCAAAGTGGAAATGAATGACCGGGAACTGGTGCAGTTGATTTGCGCCTATCGCCTGTTTAACGGAGAAGTAGAACTTTCTATTTCCACGCGGGAATCAGCGCATTTCAGGAACCATATTATCAAGCTGGGGGTAACGGCCATCAGTGCCGGATCTAAAACCAATCCCGGAGGCTACGCCGTTGAACCGGAGTCACTGGAACAGTTTGAGATCAGTGATAACCGAAGTCCTCAAAAAATCGCGCAAATGATAGCCGAACAGGGTTACGAGCCAGTTTGGAAGGACTGGGATAACGGCTTAGCACGTTAA